A single Oryctolagus cuniculus chromosome 16, mOryCun1.1, whole genome shotgun sequence DNA region contains:
- the EBI3 gene encoding interleukin-27 subunit beta → MVPRLLLALALWAGRSSCRAGEATAQPRVQCRAPRYPLAVDCSWDLPPPAPDSAGPPTFVATYRLGLAPRGESWPCAQAAPEAASCSIAGLRLFSPVPYVLNVTTLHGGSSLTAFVAENIIKPDPPEAVRLSPLPGQRLRVQWAPPRSWPLPDVFPLKYWVRYRRPGAARFCQVGPTEATSVTLRALRPGARYQVQVAAQDITDAGEASDWSPPVAAP, encoded by the exons ATGGTCCCCAGGCTCCTCCTGGCCCTCGCCCTCTGGGCCGGCCGCTCGTCCTGCCGAGCAGGGGAAG CTACCGCCCAGCCCAGGGTGCAGTGCCGGGCGCCGAGGTACCCGCTGGCCGTGGACTGCTCCTGGGACCTGCCGCCGCCGGCTCCCGACTCTGCCGGGCCCCCGACCTTCGTGGCCACGTACAG gctCGGCTTGGCCCCCCGCGGCGAGAGCTGGCCCTGCGCGCAGGCGGCGCCGGAGGCCGCGAGCTGCAGCATAGCCGGCCTGCGGCTCTTCTCCCCGGTGCCCTACGTCCTCAACGTCACGACCCTGCACGGTGGCAGCAGCCTCACGGCCTTCGTGGCCGAAAACATCA TCAAGCCCGACCCTCCCGAGGCCGTGCGCCTGAGCCCCCTGCCCGGGCAGCGGCTGCGGGTGCAGTGGGCGCCCCCTcgctcctggcccctccctgatGTCTTCCCGCTCAAGTACTGGGTCCGCTACCGGCGCCCGGGGGCCGCCCGCTTCTGCCAG GTGGGCCCCACCGAGGCCACGTCGGTCACCCTCAGGGCCCTGCGGCCCGGCGCCAGGTACCAGGTGCAGGTGGCCGCACAGGACATCACGGACGCCGGGGAGGCCAGTGACTGGAGCCCGCCTGTGGCTGCGCCCTGA